Proteins from a genomic interval of Gadus macrocephalus chromosome 2, ASM3116895v1:
- the LOC132470067 gene encoding alpha-2,8-sialyltransferase 8F-like: protein MTQENTPVGSQIVYDGAKGNTSVTSDIFDTLAKKNPFSSKPWDTCSVVGNGGILSNSTCGEMIDSAQFVIRCNLPPVESSHLKDVGKKTGLVTANPSILNRKFSGLLDRRRPFVDSMSHYKDALVLLPAFTLSKNIQPSLRVVYTIEESLSPIRPVFLNPEYIRNLHSFWSSKGLNKRLSSGFMVASLALELCTNVHLYGFWPFDQHPLSHQPLNNHYYDNVQSKKKVHAMPDEFDHLLRLHEQGVLKIHLGECV from the exons ATGACACAGGAAAATACCCCGGTGGGATCCCAGATTGTGTACGACGGTGCAAAAGGAAACACAAGTGTGACGTCAGACATTTTTGACACCTTAGCAAAG AAGAATCCGTTCTCGAGCAAACCCTGGGATACCTGCTCTGTTGTTGGCAATGGAGGGATTTTGTCCAACAGCACCTGTGGAGAGATGATAGATTCAGCCCAGTTCGTCATCAG GTGTAACCTACCTCCTGTGGAGAGCAGCCACCTCAAGGATGTAGGCAAGAAGACAGGCCTTGTGACGGCCAATCCAAGCATCCTTAATCGGAA ATTCAGCGGTCTACTGGATCGCCGACGTCCCTTCGTCGATAGCATGAGTCACTACAAGGATGCTCTGGTGCTCCTGCCAGCGTTCACACTCTCCAAAAACATCCAGCCTTCCCTGAGGGTCGTCTACACCATCGAGGAGTCATTGAGCCCAATCAGGCCGGTGTTCCTCAACCCAGAGTACATTCGGAACCTGCACAGCTTCTGGAGCTCCAAGGGCCTGAATAAGCGTCTGAGCTCTGGCTTCATGGTGGCCAGCCTGGCACTGGAGCTTTGCACCAATGTACACCTATATGGGTTCTGGCCCTTTGACCAACACCCGCTATCACACCAGCCCCTCAACAACCACTACTATGACAACGTACAGAGTAAGAAGAAGGTTCATGCAATGCCTGACGAGTTTGACCATTTGTTAAGGTTACACGAGCAGGGCGTACTCAAAATACACCTGGGGGAGTGTGTGTAG